A genome region from Oncorhynchus masou masou isolate Uvic2021 chromosome 14, UVic_Omas_1.1, whole genome shotgun sequence includes the following:
- the LOC135553664 gene encoding peptide YY-like, producing the protein MAVMLKPWTVLVALVLCVLVCLGTFVDAYPPKPENPGEDAAPEELAKYYTALRHYINLITRQRYGKRSTQEGVMSELLFGNNAERDQRSRYDDSYVW; encoded by the exons ATGGCCGTTATGCTGAAACCCTGGACCGTCTTGGTCGCCTTGGTGTTGTGCGTGCTGGTGTGTCTCGGGACTTTCGTGGACGCTTACCCACCTAAACCGGAGAACCCCGGAGAAGACGCGGCTCCCGAAGAGCTAGCCAAATACTACACCGCGCTCAGACACTACATCAATCTCATCACGAGACAGAG GTATGGAAAGAGGTCCACCCAGGAGGGAGTGATGTCAGAGTTGCTGTTCGGCAACAacgcagagagagaccagagatcaAG ATATGACGACTCCTACGTGTGGTGA